One genomic region from Euzebya tangerina encodes:
- a CDS encoding primary-amine oxidase has product MTDTAAPPTTATHPLDRLSEQETLAAVAIVKADDRFGDRTRFARVDLREPPKVEVLGFSDGDPVDRAAEVILLDNQIGAAVEVVVSLTREEIDQWTVIEGAQPSVILDEFFEAEEAIQNDPDFQAAMAKRGITDMSLVCIDPWSAGNYGDEAETSNRIIRALVWVHEQPGDNQYARPIDGLIVILDLATMEIIRIEDQRVLPVPSAGTTHEWSSSLMDQPRNSIKPLDIVQPEGPSFTLEGDRLTWQKWSVRIGWSHREGLILNQISYDDAGETRPIIYRASLAEMTVPYGDPSDTQARKNAFDVGEYGVGMLANPLELGCDCLGEIQYLDAHVATASGEIYQIPQAICIHEEDFGISWKHTDFRTEEVEVRRLRRLVISFIATVGNYEYAMYWYLYQDGRIEYEVKLTGILSTGGLDHGEDTRYGTKLSDLVYAPNHQHFFCVRLDTEIDGTANTVVEVNTRPAPPEENPWGNAFYGERTVLATEQQAQRRIDPFAGRYWRIESAAQTNRMGTPTGFKLIPGENILPFATEDSSIRKRAGYMWQHLWVTPYDADERYPAGNYPNQSAGGEGLEAWTAADRSVESTDVVVWYVMGHNHLPSLEDWPVMPVASIGFTLRPSGFFDRSAAMDLPAGSGSTTCH; this is encoded by the coding sequence ATGACCGACACCGCCGCCCCGCCAACAACCGCCACCCATCCGCTCGACCGGTTGAGCGAGCAGGAGACCCTGGCCGCCGTCGCCATCGTCAAGGCCGATGACCGCTTCGGCGACCGCACGCGCTTCGCCCGCGTCGACCTGCGCGAGCCGCCGAAGGTCGAGGTCCTCGGATTCTCCGACGGTGACCCGGTCGACCGGGCCGCCGAGGTGATCCTCCTCGACAACCAGATCGGCGCGGCCGTGGAGGTCGTCGTCTCCCTCACCCGCGAGGAGATCGACCAGTGGACCGTCATCGAGGGTGCGCAGCCCTCGGTGATCCTGGATGAGTTCTTCGAGGCGGAGGAGGCCATCCAGAACGACCCGGACTTCCAGGCAGCGATGGCCAAGCGCGGCATCACCGACATGTCGCTGGTCTGCATCGACCCTTGGTCCGCCGGCAACTACGGCGACGAGGCGGAGACCAGCAACCGCATCATCCGAGCACTGGTGTGGGTGCACGAGCAGCCCGGCGACAACCAGTACGCCCGCCCCATCGACGGGCTGATCGTCATCCTCGACCTCGCCACCATGGAGATCATCCGAATCGAGGATCAGCGGGTCCTGCCGGTCCCCTCGGCCGGCACCACCCACGAGTGGTCCAGCAGCCTGATGGACCAGCCGCGCAACAGCATCAAGCCCCTCGACATCGTCCAGCCCGAGGGGCCGAGCTTCACGCTTGAGGGCGACCGGTTGACCTGGCAGAAGTGGTCGGTCCGGATCGGGTGGTCGCACCGCGAGGGACTGATCCTTAACCAGATCAGCTACGACGACGCCGGTGAGACCCGCCCGATCATCTACCGGGCGTCCCTGGCCGAGATGACCGTCCCGTACGGTGACCCCTCCGACACCCAGGCCCGCAAGAACGCCTTCGACGTCGGCGAGTACGGCGTCGGGATGTTGGCCAATCCGCTCGAGCTCGGGTGCGACTGCCTGGGCGAGATCCAGTACCTGGACGCCCACGTCGCGACCGCCTCCGGCGAGATCTACCAGATCCCTCAGGCGATCTGCATCCACGAGGAGGACTTCGGCATCTCGTGGAAGCACACCGACTTCCGGACCGAGGAGGTGGAGGTCCGTCGCCTCCGCCGACTCGTGATCAGCTTCATCGCCACGGTCGGCAACTACGAGTACGCCATGTACTGGTACCTGTACCAGGACGGCCGGATCGAGTACGAGGTCAAGCTGACCGGGATCCTCTCCACCGGTGGTCTGGATCATGGGGAGGACACCCGCTACGGGACGAAGCTGAGCGACCTGGTCTACGCACCCAACCACCAGCACTTCTTCTGCGTGCGGCTGGACACCGAGATCGACGGCACCGCCAACACCGTCGTCGAGGTGAACACCAGACCGGCACCGCCTGAGGAGAACCCCTGGGGCAACGCGTTCTACGGCGAGCGGACCGTGCTGGCAACCGAGCAGCAGGCGCAGCGGCGGATCGACCCGTTCGCTGGGCGGTACTGGCGTATCGAGTCGGCGGCGCAGACCAACCGGATGGGGACTCCGACGGGGTTCAAGCTCATTCCCGGTGAGAACATCCTGCCGTTTGCGACCGAGGACTCCTCCATCCGCAAGCGAGCCGGTTACATGTGGCAACACCTGTGGGTGACGCCGTATGACGCCGACGAGCGGTATCCGGCGGGCAACTACCCCAACCAGAGCGCGGGTGGGGAGGGGTTGGAGGCGTGGACAGCCGCCGACCGGTCGGTGGAGTCGACCGACGTCGTGGTCTGGTACGTCATGGGCCACAACCACCTCCCGAGCCTGGAGGACTGGCCCGTCATGCCGGTGGCGAGCATCGGGTTCACGTTGCGCCCGTCAGGCTTCTTCGACCGGAGCGCGGCCATGGACCTACCGGCCGGATCGGGCTCGACGACCTGTCACTGA
- a CDS encoding MgtC/SapB family protein produces MEASATVDWTPILRILLAAALAGAVGLDRELRGKAAGFRTHLLLGAAAGALGWLSVVAAQDDPSADPTRIASYTVAGVSFLGGGLILTIGSRLHGLTTAVAAFTVTAIGLLAGMGYRIAALALTLVTIAALGPVDWLRTRVYGRLVREDSTLHVLISDPGALPTLREELEAGAAETRAYDVSMASDGPLMVSVTVRGRPDALAALVSRLNHAAYAQLAAVVSGSYDAIDE; encoded by the coding sequence GTGGAGGCATCTGCGACCGTCGACTGGACACCGATTCTACGGATCCTCTTGGCTGCGGCTCTGGCCGGCGCGGTCGGACTGGACCGCGAGCTTCGGGGCAAGGCGGCGGGTTTCCGCACCCACCTGTTGCTGGGGGCGGCCGCGGGCGCCCTGGGATGGCTGTCCGTGGTCGCCGCGCAAGACGACCCGTCAGCCGATCCGACTCGGATTGCCTCCTACACCGTGGCCGGTGTGTCGTTCCTGGGGGGTGGTCTGATCCTCACGATCGGTTCACGCCTGCACGGCCTGACCACGGCGGTCGCGGCCTTCACCGTGACGGCGATCGGCCTGCTGGCGGGCATGGGATACCGGATCGCCGCCCTTGCGCTCACGCTGGTCACCATCGCAGCGCTTGGACCGGTTGATTGGCTGCGGACGCGCGTGTACGGCCGGCTGGTCAGAGAGGACTCGACACTCCACGTCCTCATCTCGGACCCCGGTGCGCTTCCGACCCTCCGCGAGGAGCTTGAGGCCGGTGCCGCGGAAACTCGCGCCTACGACGTGTCGATGGCCAGCGATGGACCATTGATGGTCTCGGTGACGGTTCGCGGACGACCTGACGCGCTTGCTGCGCTGGTGAGCCGTCTGAACCACGCAGCGTATGCTCAACTGGCTGCGGTCGTTTCCGGCTCTTACGACGCCATCGACGAGTAA
- a CDS encoding Rrf2 family transcriptional regulator — protein sequence MNTHFAIAVHALAVITYEGGGPVSAARIADSVGTSPVFLRRVLADLRDADLIAMRRGANGGAELLVDATAISLADIYDAVTTNPLLSIHDAPNPACAVGRGVGDALDVVVATVEEDVRARLAQRTVHQVLQEILAAR from the coding sequence GTGAACACCCACTTCGCCATCGCTGTGCACGCCCTCGCTGTCATCACCTACGAGGGAGGCGGGCCAGTATCCGCTGCACGGATCGCCGACAGCGTCGGGACCAGCCCCGTCTTCCTCCGCCGCGTGCTTGCAGATCTTCGCGACGCCGACCTGATCGCCATGCGACGAGGCGCCAACGGTGGAGCCGAACTCCTCGTCGATGCGACGGCCATCAGCCTCGCCGACATCTATGACGCCGTGACCACCAATCCCCTCCTCTCCATCCATGACGCCCCGAACCCCGCGTGTGCGGTCGGCCGAGGCGTCGGCGACGCGCTCGACGTCGTGGTCGCCACGGTCGAAGAGGATGTACGGGCGCGGCTCGCTCAGCGCACCGTTCACCAAGTCCTCCAAGAGATCCTCGCGGCGCGATGA
- a CDS encoding TetR/AcrR family transcriptional regulator, whose protein sequence is MTNTREILLRAAARVVRDQGSKAFTLDAVAEVAGVSKGGLLYHFPSKDALVWAMAAERVDALRSQLDGYREANPAATLLEAYVATIDADQTDMDAAVLIAAAEQPRRGADVRADFAALLAQVTDGLTDPVLGDIVRLAADALWLTSLLHLDQFDDHRRDAVIGRLVELARRADSEDPPE, encoded by the coding sequence GTGACGAACACACGAGAGATCCTCCTGCGCGCCGCTGCCAGGGTCGTGCGAGATCAGGGTTCGAAGGCGTTCACACTGGACGCAGTGGCAGAGGTAGCAGGCGTGTCGAAGGGCGGTTTGCTGTACCACTTCCCGTCCAAGGACGCCCTGGTCTGGGCCATGGCGGCCGAGCGGGTCGACGCCCTGCGATCACAGCTGGACGGCTACCGCGAGGCCAACCCCGCCGCCACCCTGCTCGAGGCGTACGTCGCAACCATCGACGCCGACCAGACCGACATGGACGCGGCGGTCCTGATCGCCGCCGCTGAGCAGCCGAGGCGTGGAGCCGATGTCCGAGCCGACTTCGCTGCGCTGCTCGCCCAGGTCACCGACGGGCTGACCGACCCCGTGCTGGGCGACATCGTCCGGCTTGCCGCCGACGCACTGTGGCTGACCAGCCTCCTTCACCTCGATCAGTTCGACGACCACCGGCGTGATGCGGTAATCGGTCGGCTGGTCGAGCTGGCTCGGCGTGCCGATTCGGAGGACCCTCCGGAGTGA
- a CDS encoding glycosyltransferase, which translates to MIGWYAHHHGRGHVARALAVSAACDEPLTVFSSRPALGVVPLPLDVEAPRSPACAATPTPPGLHYAPVGVAGVRRRMAIIAAWIDEVDPDLFVVDVSVEVALLVRLLGVPSVVLRQHGRRDDEAHLRAYRSATSLVAPYPRWLEDPWVPEWIREKTYYSGGFSRFDGRTGERVAARARVGLKPHDRVVVVLPGEGGGAGAWPVATAAAAAPAWNWIALGSGWDGIAGPGWVKDPFDWLVAADVVVTHAGHNAVMECAAVGAPMVVIPQDRPYDEQGHKAHRLAEHGLAIVCPRWPDPAAWPLILDTAVDAQAGAVARVVDGGSEPLVDGNGARRLARHLQRLAAQMRGQSVVTVSTQD; encoded by the coding sequence ATGATCGGCTGGTACGCCCACCACCACGGCCGCGGCCACGTTGCGCGGGCACTGGCTGTCAGCGCCGCCTGCGATGAGCCGCTCACCGTCTTCAGCAGTCGTCCGGCCCTCGGCGTCGTGCCCTTGCCGCTCGATGTCGAGGCCCCGCGGAGTCCCGCGTGTGCCGCTACTCCGACGCCACCCGGTCTGCACTACGCCCCAGTGGGTGTGGCCGGTGTTCGCCGGCGCATGGCGATCATCGCCGCCTGGATCGACGAGGTCGATCCTGACCTGTTCGTGGTGGACGTGTCCGTTGAGGTCGCGCTCCTGGTGCGGCTCCTGGGCGTCCCGAGCGTCGTCCTGCGGCAGCACGGTCGACGGGACGACGAGGCCCACCTGCGCGCCTATCGCAGTGCAACGTCGCTGGTCGCGCCGTATCCCCGATGGCTGGAGGACCCATGGGTCCCCGAGTGGATTCGTGAGAAGACCTACTACAGCGGGGGCTTCAGTCGCTTCGACGGTCGAACTGGCGAACGGGTTGCCGCACGGGCGCGTGTCGGTCTTAAGCCCCACGATCGGGTCGTCGTCGTGCTTCCCGGGGAGGGTGGGGGAGCAGGCGCCTGGCCGGTTGCGACGGCAGCCGCGGCCGCGCCCGCGTGGAACTGGATCGCCCTCGGCAGTGGGTGGGACGGCATAGCCGGCCCCGGCTGGGTCAAGGACCCGTTCGACTGGCTGGTTGCGGCCGACGTCGTTGTCACACACGCGGGCCACAACGCGGTCATGGAGTGCGCCGCCGTGGGTGCCCCGATGGTGGTGATCCCGCAGGACCGTCCATACGACGAGCAGGGCCACAAGGCACACCGACTGGCCGAGCACGGCCTGGCCATCGTCTGCCCCCGATGGCCTGATCCCGCGGCGTGGCCCCTGATACTCGACACCGCCGTGGATGCGCAGGCCGGTGCAGTCGCCCGGGTCGTCGACGGCGGCTCCGAACCGCTGGTCGACGGGAACGGTGCCAGACGGCTGGCTCGGCACCTCCAACGTCTGGCTGCGCAGATGCGCGGCCAGTCGGTGGTGACCGTCAGCACCCAGGACTAG
- a CDS encoding nuclear transport factor 2 family protein: MTASSHSPDDAIEKVKALLKSLETGAEGPPSIIDDDTYIQHNLTVPDGKEGFLGLQRYMSSSGATHDVVRAFRDGAHVFTHAVHNFGSPGAGFDIFRFEDGKIVEHWDNNQPSGGPNPSGRTMTDGPTEATDLDKTDANKDLVRAFVTDVLVNNKMDALAGYFDGDTYIQHNPEIADGVSSLGPAFAAMAENGKAISYDTIELVLGQGDFVMVGSLGKVGDAPTAFYDLFRVADGKIAEHWDAIETIPPRDEWANPNGKF; this comes from the coding sequence GTGACCGCTTCAAGCCATTCCCCCGACGACGCCATCGAGAAGGTCAAGGCGCTTCTCAAGAGCCTCGAGACCGGTGCCGAGGGGCCGCCGTCGATCATCGACGACGACACCTACATCCAGCACAACCTGACCGTCCCCGACGGCAAGGAGGGATTCCTCGGCCTCCAGCGGTACATGTCCTCCTCGGGGGCCACCCACGACGTTGTCCGTGCCTTCCGGGACGGGGCCCACGTCTTCACGCATGCGGTCCACAACTTCGGCAGCCCCGGTGCGGGGTTCGACATCTTCCGCTTTGAGGACGGCAAGATCGTCGAGCATTGGGACAACAACCAGCCGTCGGGAGGCCCGAACCCGTCGGGCCGGACGATGACCGACGGACCGACAGAGGCGACGGACCTCGACAAGACCGATGCGAACAAGGACCTCGTCCGCGCCTTCGTCACCGACGTGCTCGTCAACAACAAGATGGACGCCCTCGCCGGCTACTTCGACGGTGACACGTACATCCAGCACAACCCCGAGATCGCCGACGGGGTCTCCTCCCTCGGCCCGGCGTTCGCCGCGATGGCAGAGAACGGCAAGGCGATCAGCTACGACACCATCGAGCTGGTCCTGGGTCAGGGCGACTTCGTCATGGTCGGCAGCCTCGGGAAAGTGGGTGACGCTCCCACGGCGTTCTACGACCTGTTCCGCGTCGCTGACGGGAAGATCGCCGAACACTGGGACGCCATCGAGACGATCCCACCCCGCGATGAATGGGCCAACCCCAACGGCAAGTTCTGA
- a CDS encoding MarR family winged helix-turn-helix transcriptional regulator: MRDLPLAAALLDAAEWFNTALLERLAERGWPRLSRNQSLVFPLLSAEGATSQTMVARSLGITRQSAHTLLLQLVELGVLRREPDPSDGRRSLMRLTADGRRLAKDARTILTELEEELARRIGESAVQDLAEALSAEWGPTPSPTPDRSR; encoded by the coding sequence ATGCGCGACCTCCCGCTGGCTGCTGCACTTCTCGACGCTGCCGAGTGGTTCAACACGGCCCTGTTGGAGCGCCTCGCGGAACGCGGGTGGCCACGCCTCAGTCGCAATCAGTCGCTGGTCTTCCCGCTGCTCTCCGCAGAGGGTGCGACCTCGCAGACGATGGTGGCGCGGAGCCTCGGGATCACTCGCCAGTCCGCCCACACGCTGCTGCTGCAGCTGGTCGAACTGGGCGTCCTGCGGCGTGAGCCCGATCCCAGCGACGGCCGGCGCAGTCTCATGCGGCTCACAGCCGACGGCCGGCGCCTGGCCAAGGATGCGCGGACGATCCTCACCGAACTCGAGGAGGAGCTCGCGCGGCGAATCGGTGAGTCCGCCGTCCAGGATCTGGCCGAGGCCCTGTCGGCCGAGTGGGGGCCGACGCCCTCGCCCACGCCCGATCGGTCGCGATAG
- a CDS encoding LLM class flavin-dependent oxidoreductase, translated as MRLSVLDLVPVRTDQTSGDAISAARRLAQAAEKAGYHRYWLAEHHNMPAVAATNPPLLIAMIAAATRHIRVGSGGVMLPNHAPLVVAEQFALLEAAHPGRIDLGIGRAPGTDPVTSYALRHGAGGVKQDAVQRFPADIDDVIAMLGPEGVGLDLGGRVHALRATPRATSRPPVWLLGSSDYSARLAASRGLPYVFAHHFSGRGTAEAIALYRSGFTPSAQLAEPRTFLTVNAAVARDADEAERLVEPQLQAMVALRTGGRLDPQRLVEEAEKEPIPVGHRGLADAIRATWVVGNPEGAAQEIADLASTYDVDEVMVHPVAGAFVGTEPDTSPAREETLRLLAAAT; from the coding sequence ATGCGCCTCTCCGTCCTCGACCTCGTCCCCGTCCGGACCGACCAGACCAGCGGTGACGCCATCTCCGCCGCCCGTCGACTGGCCCAGGCGGCAGAGAAGGCGGGCTACCACCGCTACTGGCTGGCCGAGCACCACAACATGCCGGCGGTGGCCGCCACCAACCCGCCGCTGCTGATCGCCATGATCGCGGCTGCGACGCGCCACATCCGCGTGGGGTCGGGCGGGGTCATGCTGCCCAACCACGCCCCACTGGTGGTCGCCGAGCAGTTCGCACTGCTGGAGGCGGCACACCCCGGGCGGATCGACCTGGGGATCGGCCGCGCGCCGGGCACCGACCCGGTCACCAGCTACGCACTCCGGCATGGCGCGGGCGGCGTGAAACAGGACGCGGTCCAGCGCTTCCCGGCCGACATCGACGACGTCATCGCCATGCTGGGGCCAGAGGGCGTCGGCCTCGACCTCGGCGGTCGGGTGCACGCACTCCGAGCAACGCCGCGGGCTACCTCGCGACCACCCGTGTGGCTGCTGGGTTCATCGGACTACTCGGCCAGGCTCGCAGCCAGCCGCGGGCTGCCCTACGTCTTCGCCCACCACTTCTCGGGCCGGGGCACCGCCGAGGCCATCGCGTTGTACCGCTCGGGCTTCACGCCCTCGGCGCAGCTGGCAGAGCCGCGGACCTTCCTGACGGTGAACGCGGCCGTCGCCCGTGATGCCGATGAAGCAGAGCGGCTGGTCGAGCCGCAACTGCAGGCGATGGTGGCCCTGCGAACGGGCGGGCGGCTGGACCCGCAGCGACTGGTCGAGGAGGCCGAGAAGGAGCCCATCCCGGTTGGCCACCGGGGCCTGGCGGACGCGATTCGCGCCACGTGGGTGGTCGGCAATCCGGAGGGTGCGGCGCAGGAGATCGCCGACCTGGCGTCCACCTACGACGTCGATGAGGTCATGGTCCACCCGGTCGCCGGGGCCTTCGTCGGCACTGAACCCGACACGTCGCCGGCGCGTGAGGAGACCCTGCGGCTGCTGGCTGCCGCGACGTGA
- a CDS encoding NAD(P)-dependent oxidoreductase, whose amino-acid sequence MTDKLTLAVIGATGRTGVPLVAAAVDRGHTVKALARSAQKAKTLLHGDATVVVGDALDPSAIQDVVQGASVVIDVSGPVRGGAEDYRRRSTEILLDALDQRSGVRLVHLTGAGVRRPGDEPGFLDRAVRGIMGIVARSLLADSTAAVERIDAATVPSLVVRAPRLTDGERVGQVKVAPAVGPESGLQISRSDLAEGLLDLVEEPSWPTGSPVLSS is encoded by the coding sequence ATGACTGACAAACTAACACTGGCCGTCATCGGCGCCACAGGACGAACCGGGGTGCCACTTGTTGCGGCTGCGGTGGATCGCGGCCACACCGTCAAGGCATTGGCGCGCTCGGCACAGAAGGCCAAGACGTTGCTGCACGGCGACGCCACCGTGGTGGTCGGCGATGCACTGGACCCGAGCGCCATCCAAGACGTGGTCCAGGGCGCCAGCGTCGTCATCGACGTATCCGGACCGGTTCGCGGCGGGGCCGAGGACTACCGACGTCGCTCGACGGAGATCCTCCTCGACGCGCTCGATCAGCGGTCAGGTGTTCGACTGGTCCACCTCACAGGTGCCGGCGTCCGACGTCCTGGGGATGAGCCGGGCTTCCTCGACCGCGCCGTCCGCGGAATCATGGGCATCGTCGCCCGCTCCCTCCTGGCGGACTCGACGGCCGCGGTGGAGCGCATTGACGCCGCAACCGTCCCGAGCCTGGTCGTCCGCGCCCCCCGGCTGACCGACGGCGAGCGGGTCGGGCAGGTCAAGGTGGCGCCGGCAGTGGGTCCCGAATCGGGTCTGCAGATCTCCCGGAGCGACTTGGCCGAGGGGCTGTTGGACCTGGTCGAAGAGCCCTCGTGGCCGACCGGCTCACCGGTGTTGTCCTCGTGA
- a CDS encoding PA2169 family four-helix-bundle protein: MSTTRVYKDLVETLEDGRKGFADGADKLRDSGEMQLADLFAEMSQQRQTFSSEIRDLAMSVGETIDEDGSLGGSLHRGWMTLKDALTGSDATGILNAAETGEQHALSEFEDALGNEDLPAQARPVIQRQLDAIRQSQTRLQGMANAR, from the coding sequence ATGAGCACGACCCGTGTGTACAAGGACCTCGTCGAGACGTTGGAGGACGGCCGCAAGGGCTTCGCCGACGGTGCCGACAAGCTACGAGACAGTGGTGAGATGCAGCTTGCCGACCTCTTCGCCGAGATGAGTCAGCAGCGCCAGACGTTCTCCAGTGAGATCCGGGACTTGGCGATGTCTGTGGGCGAGACCATCGACGAAGACGGATCGCTGGGGGGCTCCCTTCACCGGGGCTGGATGACCCTGAAGGATGCCCTGACTGGTAGCGACGCGACAGGCATCCTGAATGCGGCTGAGACCGGAGAGCAGCACGCCCTCTCCGAGTTCGAGGACGCCTTGGGAAACGAGGACCTACCCGCCCAGGCCCGACCGGTCATCCAACGTCAGCTGGACGCGATCAGGCAGTCCCAGACTCGTCTGCAGGGGATGGCCAACGCACGCTGA
- a CDS encoding small multi-drug export protein, with translation MSRAEVGLAVATFLGGALPWLEAVVVIPAGILGGLDPVVAVVSGVSGNLLTVAAAAYGGDRIIGAWRRWRRRRNPEAAPPDAEHRPSRAERVFRRYGMPALALLGPIAIGTQLSAITAVALGVSSTRAFAWVAAGTIGWGVAAGAGLAAF, from the coding sequence GTGAGTCGCGCAGAGGTGGGACTCGCGGTGGCCACGTTCCTCGGTGGGGCCCTGCCGTGGCTCGAAGCGGTGGTGGTCATCCCGGCTGGGATCTTGGGCGGGCTCGACCCGGTGGTTGCGGTGGTCTCGGGGGTCAGTGGGAACTTGCTGACCGTGGCGGCTGCTGCCTACGGCGGTGACCGGATCATCGGCGCGTGGCGACGCTGGCGTCGTCGACGGAATCCCGAGGCCGCCCCACCCGACGCTGAGCACCGACCGTCGCGCGCCGAGCGCGTGTTCCGTCGCTACGGCATGCCGGCCTTGGCGCTGCTCGGGCCCATTGCCATCGGCACGCAGCTGTCGGCGATCACGGCCGTCGCGCTCGGGGTGTCGTCAACTCGAGCCTTCGCCTGGGTGGCGGCTGGGACGATCGGGTGGGGTGTGGCAGCAGGCGCGGGGCTCGCCGCGTTCTAG
- a CDS encoding endonuclease/exonuclease/phosphatase family protein, whose amino-acid sequence MRVLTWNVWWRFGPWEERQSAILKTLADVDADVCLLQEVWATAEQNQAAYLADQLGLQWAWSASPLGGDGSGRIGQDGTDIGLAVLSRWPIVKTEELLLSPTPDVDHRTRTVLHALIDAPDGALPVFTTHLASAPWASAERCAHVRELMPFVVARSQGHQRRPLLAGDFNALPDADETRLLCGHRTAPVVPGVTLVDLWSYAGGDADGHTLVGANPHVRGHGHFGIRIDYLLLGIGAGLGTTGRVLDVRTAGEEPVDGLVPSDHYAVVADLS is encoded by the coding sequence ATGCGTGTCCTGACCTGGAATGTGTGGTGGCGGTTCGGTCCGTGGGAGGAACGCCAGTCGGCGATCCTGAAGACGCTCGCTGATGTCGATGCGGACGTGTGCCTGCTGCAGGAGGTGTGGGCCACCGCCGAGCAGAACCAGGCCGCGTACCTCGCAGACCAACTCGGTCTGCAGTGGGCCTGGTCGGCGTCACCGCTCGGCGGAGACGGGTCCGGCCGAATCGGGCAGGACGGCACTGACATCGGTCTGGCCGTGTTGAGCCGCTGGCCGATCGTGAAGACCGAGGAGCTGCTGCTGAGCCCGACACCCGACGTGGACCACCGCACGCGGACGGTGCTGCACGCGCTCATCGACGCGCCCGACGGTGCCTTACCCGTCTTCACGACCCACCTCGCCTCTGCGCCGTGGGCCTCGGCAGAGCGGTGTGCCCATGTGAGGGAGTTGATGCCGTTCGTCGTCGCACGGTCGCAGGGCCACCAGAGGCGGCCGCTCCTCGCAGGCGACTTCAACGCGCTGCCCGACGCCGACGAGACACGACTGCTGTGCGGGCACCGCACCGCACCGGTCGTACCCGGTGTGACGTTGGTGGACCTCTGGAGCTACGCCGGCGGAGACGCGGACGGCCACACCCTGGTGGGAGCCAACCCCCACGTCCGCGGGCACGGCCACTTCGGGATCCGCATCGACTACCTGCTGCTCGGCATCGGCGCGGGACTGGGCACGACGGGGCGGGTCCTCGACGTGCGGACGGCGGGTGAGGAACCGGTTGACGGGTTGGTGCCATCAGACCACTACGCGGTCGTCGCCGACCTCTCCTGA
- a CDS encoding glycosyltransferase family 2 protein, with the protein MTRHVRPSVAVCTLVRGRRDHLRNLLVGLTRQTQRPDLVCVAVMGGPDPRSAARGLSLPIRWIDVPIEKSPLPLAAARNAARRAAGRSAHLVFLDVDVIPDVTLVADYSQRLLRSDALWSGHVEYLPAMDLHGWSYALLGRTGRPHPARTRPVRDVRIERPELFWSLSFALRSATYDRIGGFDECFVGYGAEDTDFALRADAAGVPLLTTGDALGWHQHHESTVPPVEHLHDIIGNAHTYRRRWGRWPMEGWLTAFAELGLIEWDPDGAQLAATSDARSMVAADDRRPDALADDALRCVSSTGGLG; encoded by the coding sequence GTGACGCGCCACGTTCGACCCTCTGTGGCCGTCTGCACCCTGGTTCGCGGGCGACGTGATCATCTGCGCAACCTGTTGGTCGGACTGACGCGGCAGACACAGCGCCCGGATCTGGTCTGCGTGGCCGTCATGGGTGGTCCCGATCCACGATCTGCCGCGCGCGGCCTGTCACTGCCGATCAGGTGGATCGACGTGCCCATCGAGAAGTCGCCGCTGCCGCTGGCTGCCGCGCGGAACGCGGCGCGCCGGGCAGCAGGCCGGTCCGCCCACCTCGTGTTCCTTGATGTCGACGTCATCCCGGACGTGACACTGGTGGCCGACTACAGCCAGCGGCTGCTGCGCTCCGATGCGCTGTGGAGCGGACATGTCGAGTACCTGCCAGCCATGGATCTGCACGGCTGGAGCTACGCACTGCTGGGAAGGACGGGGCGACCGCATCCCGCCAGAACACGACCGGTCCGAGACGTGCGGATCGAACGTCCCGAGCTGTTCTGGTCACTGTCCTTCGCGCTGCGCAGCGCCACGTACGACCGAATCGGCGGCTTCGACGAGTGCTTCGTCGGCTACGGCGCGGAGGACACGGACTTCGCTCTGCGCGCCGATGCCGCCGGTGTACCCCTGCTCACGACGGGGGACGCCCTTGGCTGGCACCAGCATCACGAGTCGACTGTGCCACCCGTGGAGCACCTCCACGACATCATCGGCAATGCCCACACGTACCGTCGTCGGTGGGGGCGGTGGCCCATGGAGGGCTGGCTGACGGCCTTCGCCGAACTCGGGCTGATCGAGTGGGACCCCGATGGAGCCCAACTGGCGGCGACGTCGGACGCGCGTTCCATGGTTGCTGCCGACGATCGACGTCCCGACGCGCTCGCAGATGATGCTCTTCGTTGCGTTTCATCGACGGGTGGCCTGGGCTAG